From a single Alloactinosynnema sp. L-07 genomic region:
- a CDS encoding PadR family transcriptional regulator, producing MRTSFGPRRHGRRHYRHVEHHDFDMDFAPEADMTPPFPPTPPFPPGFGGRRHGGHRGPGGRQRRGDVRAALLTLLTDRPMHGYEMIQEIAQRSGGFWKPSPGSVYPTLQLLADEGLVRAADGDGGKRLFELTDEGRTAVANLGGTAPWDHVTAGVDPSEVSLRGAMTQLTAAVMGVSQAASPRQKTRAIEIINEARRELYAVLGSADSDFD from the coding sequence ATGCGTACGAGTTTTGGACCCAGGCGTCACGGACGACGCCACTACCGCCACGTCGAGCACCACGACTTCGACATGGACTTCGCCCCGGAGGCCGACATGACCCCGCCGTTCCCGCCGACGCCCCCCTTCCCCCCGGGCTTCGGCGGACGGCGGCACGGCGGCCACCGCGGGCCGGGTGGGCGCCAGCGCCGCGGCGACGTCCGCGCCGCCCTGCTCACCCTGCTGACCGACCGGCCGATGCACGGCTACGAGATGATCCAGGAGATCGCCCAGCGCAGTGGCGGCTTCTGGAAGCCCAGCCCCGGCTCGGTCTACCCGACCCTGCAGCTGCTGGCCGACGAGGGCCTGGTCCGCGCGGCCGACGGCGACGGCGGCAAGCGTCTGTTCGAGCTGACCGACGAGGGCCGCACGGCCGTGGCGAACCTGGGCGGAACCGCGCCGTGGGACCACGTCACCGCCGGTGTCGACCCGTCCGAGGTCAGCCTGCGCGGCGCGATGACGCAGCTCACCGCCGCGGTCATGGGCGTGTCCCAGGCCGCGAGCCCACGGCAGAAGACCAGGGCGATCGAGATCATCAACGAGGCCCGGCGCGAGCTCTACGCCGTCCTCGGCTCAGCCGACTCGGATTTCGACTAG
- the pyrH gene encoding UMP kinase: protein MTQNGSFRRVLLKLGGEMFGGGEVGVDPNVVYAVARQIADIVRGGVQTSIVIGGGNFFRGAELSQRGMDRDRADYMAMLGTVMNCLALQDFLEKEGIDTRVQTAITMGQVAEPYIPRRAERHLEKGRVVIFGCGVGMPYFSTDTAAAQRALEIGCDVVLMAKAVDGVYDADPKLDPNAKMFTDITHREVLERGLKVADATAFSLCMDNNMPIIVFNLLTEGNIARAVRGERIGTLVSTPTN, encoded by the coding sequence GTGACGCAGAACGGCAGCTTCCGCCGGGTACTGCTCAAACTCGGCGGCGAGATGTTCGGCGGCGGCGAGGTCGGGGTCGACCCCAACGTCGTCTATGCCGTTGCCCGGCAGATCGCCGACATCGTGCGCGGCGGGGTGCAGACCTCGATCGTCATCGGTGGCGGCAACTTCTTCCGCGGCGCCGAGCTCAGCCAGCGCGGCATGGACCGCGACCGCGCCGACTACATGGCCATGCTCGGCACGGTGATGAACTGCCTTGCCCTCCAGGACTTCCTGGAGAAGGAAGGCATCGACACACGGGTGCAGACGGCCATCACAATGGGCCAAGTCGCCGAGCCCTACATCCCGCGCCGCGCCGAGCGGCACCTGGAGAAGGGCCGTGTGGTCATCTTCGGCTGCGGCGTCGGCATGCCCTATTTCTCGACCGACACCGCCGCCGCGCAGCGCGCGCTGGAGATCGGCTGCGACGTGGTGCTGATGGCCAAGGCGGTCGACGGGGTCTACGACGCCGACCCCAAGCTCGATCCGAACGCGAAGATGTTCACCGACATCACCCACCGCGAGGTGCTCGAACGCGGCCTCAAGGTGGCCGACGCGACGGCGTTCAGCCTCTGCATGGACAACAACATGCCGATCATCGTGTTCAACCTTCTGACGGAGGGGAACATCGCGCGCGCGGTGCGTGGTGAGAGGATCGGCACGCTAGTCAGTACGCCGACTAACTGA
- a CDS encoding diguanylate cyclase: MTGQENHDEAARSLTTRARELLAIAHSGAPDLPWVAAELATLAVEVGAHSDPVEAGAVHRALAATTLISPETARAGANLLDRLIEFAGAQGFPLLLASGHALRGTAALMIDPHAFLPTDAAAALSIIDDDRAQAADLPAPVRARQLAQALSDIAILLCALGMFEVADEMFRRGRRKLIGHADQHDTVTYQLNRVEVLVRWGLQAEQHHDPDAARRRFAGAARAATAAENAMAHSFYPGTETTAARTEPIIAVAHALRDPGADHLDLLTEWLDRTLRADDRALLSLARARCLAETGRRDAAAAALRLAALGPAPVESLLRQMVHGELARMTATAVRDEGWRSYASQLEAELRAQHATRLSTLRKAVEHATLERAHTALLRSASLDPLTGLPHRAALETLLSTLVESADSPFAVALIDLDRFKWVNDTHSHLHGDEVLKAVATALRHGLRDSDVLARYGGDEFVAVLSQIDQHDAMSVLNRMRATVCALPEPVGRGVTVSVGVVAPHPGEPAAAVLRRADRAMYVAKRAGGDQVRSA; this comes from the coding sequence GTGACCGGTCAGGAGAACCACGACGAGGCCGCGCGGTCGCTGACGACCCGGGCCCGGGAACTGCTCGCCATCGCCCACAGCGGCGCCCCGGACCTGCCCTGGGTGGCCGCCGAGCTGGCCACGCTGGCCGTGGAGGTCGGCGCCCACTCCGATCCGGTCGAGGCGGGCGCGGTGCACCGGGCGCTGGCGGCCACGACGCTGATCAGCCCGGAGACCGCCCGCGCGGGCGCGAACCTGCTCGACCGGCTCATCGAGTTCGCCGGGGCCCAAGGGTTTCCGCTGCTGCTGGCCAGCGGGCACGCGCTGCGCGGGACCGCCGCGCTCATGATCGACCCCCATGCCTTCCTCCCCACCGACGCCGCCGCCGCGCTGTCGATCATCGACGACGACCGCGCGCAGGCGGCCGACTTGCCCGCCCCGGTCCGGGCCCGCCAGCTGGCGCAGGCGCTGAGCGACATCGCGATCCTGCTCTGTGCCCTGGGCATGTTCGAGGTGGCCGACGAGATGTTCCGGCGTGGGCGGCGCAAACTCATCGGCCACGCCGACCAACACGACACGGTCACCTACCAGCTCAACCGGGTCGAGGTGCTCGTGCGCTGGGGTCTGCAGGCCGAGCAGCACCACGACCCGGACGCCGCGCGCCGCCGGTTCGCCGGTGCCGCCCGCGCCGCGACCGCGGCCGAGAACGCCATGGCGCACAGCTTCTATCCGGGCACCGAGACGACCGCGGCCCGCACCGAACCGATCATCGCGGTCGCCCACGCGCTGCGCGATCCCGGCGCGGACCACCTTGACCTGCTGACCGAATGGCTCGACCGCACGCTGCGCGCCGACGACCGCGCACTGCTGTCCCTCGCCAGGGCCCGGTGCCTGGCCGAGACCGGTCGCCGGGACGCCGCGGCCGCCGCGCTCCGGCTGGCGGCACTGGGTCCCGCGCCGGTCGAGTCGCTGCTACGGCAGATGGTGCACGGCGAGCTCGCCAGGATGACCGCGACCGCCGTCCGCGACGAGGGCTGGCGCAGCTACGCCAGCCAACTCGAAGCCGAGTTGCGCGCCCAGCACGCCACCCGGCTGAGCACGCTGCGCAAGGCCGTCGAACACGCGACCCTGGAGCGCGCGCACACCGCCTTGCTGCGCAGCGCGAGCCTCGACCCGCTCACCGGGCTGCCACACCGGGCCGCGCTGGAGACGCTGCTCAGCACCCTGGTCGAGTCCGCCGACTCGCCGTTCGCGGTCGCGCTGATCGACCTCGACCGGTTCAAGTGGGTCAACGACACCCACTCCCACTTGCACGGCGACGAGGTGCTCAAAGCGGTGGCGACCGCGCTGCGGCACGGACTGCGCGACTCCGACGTGCTGGCCCGCTACGGCGGCGACGAGTTCGTCGCCGTCCTGTCCCAGATCGACCAGCACGACGCCATGTCCGTGCTGAACCGCATGCGCGCCACGGTCTGCGCGCTGCCCGAACCAGTCGGCCGAGGCGTCACGGTGTCGGTCGGCGTGGTCGCCCCACACCCGGGCGAACCCGCCGCGGCGGTGCTCCGCCGCGCCGATCGGGCGATGTACGTGGCGAAGCGGGCGGGCGGCGACCAGGTCCGCTCGGCGTGA
- a CDS encoding Xaa-Pro dipeptidyl-peptidase, which produces MRSLPRAVLAVALIAVGVPLATTAAYARQDSSSAMVEERVYVETTVDTDNNGRLDRVAIDVSRPTDGSRVPVVFEHSPYAKGLKPATNYNPNVDRLPQEGIFGVASTDAEGARVAKATPDLPDWYDDYFVPRGYAVVMGHSIGTGDSDGCPTSGDRNETIGTTAVIDWLNGRAKGYNAAGTQVNATWSTGNVGMIGISYNGTLPNAAAAAGVPGLKAIVPIAAISSWYDYYRANGLVVAPGGYQGEDADVLAKAVLGRQACTSQLASITSNQDRVTGDFTPFWQQRDYVRDANKVTAGVFVMHGQADWNVKSMQYAQWWDALKANNVPRKIWLHRGGHAAPSRSDYQATVLRWFDHHLKGIDNGIMTEPKADVQFPDGTWQTYADWPDPAARDVTLRLGATSATAPGTLSFGAGGEVKQTFTDNGRTSTASTLVASPDSANGSRLIYRGSTLTSAAKLSGAPRVSLRMAVENRKDANLTALLVDYGGSSPVIVTRGWLDPQNRTDITSGSALVQGTEYDLTFKMQPKDYVFASGHRIGLVVISTDYDYTLRPTAGTTLRLAPGLSTLTLPVTGLSQPGNDFSVAVAPSSGTVAPGGSATATVNTTTTSGSAQTVTLSASGLPAGATATFAPTSVTSGASSTLTVATSTTTPPGTYPVTISAAGTSGTKTAAYSLVVSGTGGCSGTNATPVAIPDQATVESAITIAGCSATPSATSAVHVDILHTYQGDLVITLVAPDGSTYVLHNRTGGATDNVIRDYTANLSGETANGTWTLRVQDAASGDTGTLRTWSLNLGGTPPPTGCAGYQVTKTGTLASGGNAYQPDNNYYETTVSGEHKACLDGPNGTDFDLYLQKWNGSAWSNVASGATSAADEKVTYTGTAGRYRYRIHAYSGSGGYTLGYTAP; this is translated from the coding sequence ATGCGGTCCCTGCCCCGCGCTGTGTTGGCCGTCGCGTTGATCGCCGTTGGTGTGCCCTTAGCCACCACCGCCGCATACGCACGCCAAGACAGCTCATCTGCCATGGTCGAGGAACGGGTCTACGTCGAGACGACGGTCGACACCGACAACAACGGCCGCCTCGACCGCGTCGCCATCGACGTGTCCCGCCCCACCGACGGATCCCGCGTTCCCGTCGTGTTCGAACACAGCCCGTACGCCAAGGGCCTCAAGCCCGCCACGAACTACAACCCCAACGTCGACCGCCTTCCCCAGGAAGGCATCTTCGGCGTGGCGTCGACCGATGCCGAGGGCGCCAGGGTGGCCAAGGCGACGCCGGATCTTCCGGACTGGTACGACGACTACTTCGTCCCGCGCGGCTACGCCGTGGTCATGGGCCACAGCATCGGCACCGGCGACTCCGACGGCTGCCCGACCTCGGGCGACCGCAACGAGACGATCGGCACCACCGCGGTCATCGACTGGCTCAACGGCAGGGCGAAGGGCTACAACGCCGCGGGCACCCAGGTCAACGCCACCTGGAGCACCGGCAACGTCGGCATGATCGGCATCTCCTACAACGGCACGCTGCCCAACGCCGCCGCCGCGGCGGGCGTGCCAGGGCTCAAGGCCATCGTGCCCATCGCCGCGATTTCCAGCTGGTACGACTACTACCGGGCCAACGGGCTCGTCGTGGCGCCGGGCGGATACCAGGGCGAGGACGCCGACGTGCTCGCCAAGGCCGTCCTCGGTCGGCAGGCGTGCACCTCGCAGCTCGCCTCGATCACCAGCAACCAGGACCGGGTCACCGGCGACTTCACCCCGTTCTGGCAGCAGCGCGACTATGTGCGCGACGCGAACAAGGTCACCGCGGGCGTGTTCGTCATGCACGGCCAGGCGGACTGGAACGTCAAGAGCATGCAGTACGCCCAGTGGTGGGACGCGCTCAAGGCGAACAACGTGCCGCGCAAGATCTGGCTGCACCGCGGCGGCCACGCCGCACCGTCGCGTTCGGACTATCAGGCCACGGTGCTGCGGTGGTTCGACCACCACCTCAAGGGCATCGACAACGGGATCATGACCGAGCCCAAGGCCGACGTGCAGTTCCCGGACGGCACCTGGCAGACCTACGCCGACTGGCCCGACCCGGCGGCCCGCGACGTGACGCTGCGGCTCGGCGCCACCTCGGCCACCGCGCCCGGCACGCTGTCGTTCGGCGCGGGCGGTGAGGTCAAGCAGACCTTCACCGACAACGGCCGCACCTCCACGGCCTCGACGCTGGTCGCGAGCCCGGACAGCGCCAACGGCAGCAGGCTGATCTACCGAGGTAGCACCTTGACCTCGGCGGCGAAGCTCTCCGGCGCCCCGAGGGTGTCGCTGCGGATGGCGGTGGAGAACCGCAAGGACGCCAACCTGACCGCGCTGCTCGTCGACTACGGCGGCTCCTCGCCGGTGATCGTCACCCGCGGCTGGCTGGACCCGCAGAACCGCACCGACATCACGTCGGGCTCGGCGCTCGTCCAGGGCACCGAGTACGACCTCACGTTCAAGATGCAGCCGAAGGACTACGTCTTCGCGTCGGGCCACCGCATCGGGCTCGTGGTGATCTCCACCGACTATGACTACACCCTGCGGCCGACGGCCGGTACGACGTTGCGTCTGGCACCCGGGCTGAGCACGCTCACCCTGCCGGTGACCGGGCTTTCCCAGCCGGGCAACGACTTCTCGGTCGCGGTCGCGCCGTCCAGCGGCACGGTCGCACCCGGCGGGTCGGCCACAGCGACGGTCAACACGACCACGACGAGCGGCAGCGCGCAGACGGTGACGTTGTCCGCGTCCGGTCTGCCCGCGGGCGCGACCGCGACTTTCGCGCCCACCTCGGTCACATCCGGGGCGTCGTCGACGCTCACCGTGGCCACCTCGACGACCACGCCGCCGGGCACCTACCCGGTGACGATCTCGGCCGCGGGGACGAGCGGAACGAAGACGGCGGCGTACTCGCTGGTGGTGAGCGGCACCGGTGGATGTTCGGGCACCAACGCGACGCCGGTCGCCATCCCCGATCAGGCGACCGTCGAGAGCGCGATCACGATCGCGGGTTGCTCCGCGACGCCGTCGGCGACCAGCGCCGTGCACGTCGACATCCTGCACACCTACCAGGGGGATCTAGTCATCACCCTGGTCGCGCCGGACGGTTCGACCTACGTGCTGCACAACCGGACCGGGGGAGCCACGGACAACGTCATCCGCGACTACACGGCGAACCTGTCCGGCGAGACCGCCAACGGCACGTGGACTCTGCGCGTCCAGGACGCGGCCTCCGGCGACACCGGCACCCTGCGCACGTGGAGCCTGAACCTCGGCGGCACGCCTCCGCCGACCGGCTGCGCCGGATACCAGGTGACCAAGACCGGCACGCTGGCCTCGGGTGGCAACGCCTACCAGCCGGACAACAACTATTACGAGACAACGGTTTCCGGGGAGCACAAGGCCTGCCTGGATGGTCCGAACGGCACCGACTTCGACCTGTATCTGCAGAAGTGGAACGGCAGCGCGTGGTCGAACGTGGCCAGCGGCGCCACTTCGGCGGCCGACGAGAAGGTGACCTACACCGGGACAGCGGGCCGGTACCGCTACCGGATCCACGCGTACAGCGGATCCGGCGGCTACACGCTGGGCTACACCGCGCCCTGA
- a CDS encoding phosphatidate cytidylyltransferase, translated as MTTGETKASRAGRNLPAAIAVGVVLGGAILLALLTVRHVFIGIVAVAVAVATWELVGALKRGAGLDVALWPVLIGGQAMVWLSWPLGRDGLLTAFVLTILACLLWRFRGGVDGYLRDTTASVFTAAYVPLFASFAAMLVVPADGTARVLCFMILVVSSDTGGYIAGVLFGKHPMSPTISPKKSWEGFCGSLVAGITAGALTVHLMLGGQVWQGVLFGAAIVATATLGDLVESVIKRDLGIKDMGTLLPGHGGLMDRMDSLLPSAVVSWLLLRLFVPA; from the coding sequence GTGACCACAGGGGAGACGAAGGCGTCGCGCGCGGGCCGCAACCTGCCCGCGGCGATCGCCGTCGGGGTGGTGCTGGGCGGAGCGATCCTGCTCGCCCTGCTCACCGTTCGGCACGTGTTCATCGGGATCGTCGCGGTCGCGGTGGCGGTGGCCACCTGGGAACTGGTGGGCGCGCTCAAGCGCGGCGCGGGCCTGGACGTGGCACTGTGGCCGGTGTTGATCGGCGGCCAGGCGATGGTGTGGCTGTCGTGGCCGCTAGGCCGCGACGGCCTGCTCACCGCGTTCGTCCTGACGATCCTGGCCTGCCTGCTGTGGCGTTTCCGCGGCGGCGTCGATGGCTATCTGCGCGACACCACGGCGTCGGTGTTCACCGCCGCCTACGTGCCGCTCTTCGCCTCGTTCGCCGCGATGCTGGTGGTCCCGGCCGACGGCACGGCGCGCGTGCTGTGCTTCATGATCCTCGTGGTCAGCTCCGACACCGGCGGCTACATCGCGGGCGTGCTGTTCGGCAAGCACCCGATGTCGCCGACGATCAGCCCGAAGAAGTCCTGGGAGGGCTTCTGCGGGTCGCTGGTCGCGGGCATCACCGCGGGCGCGCTCACCGTGCACCTGATGCTCGGCGGGCAGGTGTGGCAGGGCGTGCTGTTCGGCGCCGCCATCGTCGCCACCGCCACCTTGGGCGACCTGGTGGAGTCGGTGATCAAGCGGGATCTGGGCATCAAGGACATGGGCACGCTGCTGCCCGGACATGGCGGTCTGATGGACCGCATGGACTCCTTGTTGCCGTCCGCCGTGGTGTCCTGGCTCCTGCTTCGCCTCTTTGTCCCAGCCTGA
- the frr gene encoding ribosome recycling factor: protein MIDETLLDAEEKMEKAVSVAKEDMNSVRTGRATPAMFARIHIEYYGSMTPLNQLASVAIPEARLAVVKPYDVSQLNAIEKAIRDSDLGVNPSNDGTIIRISIPQLSEERRREMVKVAKTKGEDAKISIRNVRRKAKEELDRLVKDGESGEDDVARAEKELQHLTDKYVGQVDELVKHKEAELLEV, encoded by the coding sequence TTGATCGACGAGACACTCCTCGACGCCGAGGAAAAGATGGAAAAAGCGGTGTCGGTGGCCAAGGAGGACATGAACTCCGTCCGCACCGGTCGCGCCACCCCCGCGATGTTCGCCCGGATCCACATCGAGTACTACGGGTCGATGACCCCGCTCAACCAGCTGGCGAGCGTGGCGATCCCCGAGGCGCGGCTGGCGGTCGTCAAGCCCTACGACGTCAGCCAGCTCAACGCCATCGAGAAGGCGATCCGCGACTCCGACCTCGGGGTGAACCCGAGCAACGACGGCACGATCATCCGCATCTCCATCCCGCAGCTCTCCGAGGAGCGCCGCCGGGAGATGGTCAAGGTCGCCAAGACCAAGGGTGAGGACGCCAAGATCTCCATCCGCAACGTCCGCCGCAAGGCCAAGGAAGAGCTCGACCGCCTGGTCAAGGACGGCGAGTCCGGCGAGGACGACGTCGCGCGCGCGGAGAAGGAACTGCAGCACCTCACCGACAAGTACGTCGGCCAGGTCGACGAACTGGTCAAGCACAAGGAAGCGGAGCTGCTCGAGGTCTGA
- a CDS encoding class I SAM-dependent methyltransferase: MGVISRALGRLRPSEIVPSPNIWHFPQVYEAENRGQDADGTLWRFLGGLCDWSGEVVDVGCGDGFHLPRFAETARSVLGVEPHPPLVERARVRIAGLPQVRVVTGSAQDLPLGDASVDVVHARTAYFFGPGCDPGLREADRVLRPGGALVIIDLDGLSEPYGPWLRADLPTYDPVEVDKFFDLKGFDRHRVTTVWRFPDRRTLAAVLRIEFSARVAQRAIDEVPGLEFPVGYRVLVRRKPVGLLS; encoded by the coding sequence ATGGGCGTGATTTCCAGGGCGTTGGGGCGGTTGCGCCCGTCGGAGATCGTGCCGAGCCCGAATATCTGGCACTTTCCGCAGGTCTACGAGGCCGAGAACCGCGGCCAGGACGCCGACGGAACCCTGTGGCGGTTCCTCGGCGGCCTGTGCGACTGGTCCGGCGAAGTGGTCGACGTCGGCTGCGGCGACGGGTTCCACCTGCCGAGGTTCGCCGAGACGGCGCGGTCCGTGCTGGGCGTGGAGCCGCACCCTCCGCTGGTGGAGCGGGCCCGCGTCCGGATCGCGGGGCTGCCCCAGGTCAGGGTCGTCACCGGGTCGGCGCAGGACCTGCCGCTGGGTGACGCCAGTGTGGATGTGGTGCACGCCAGAACGGCGTACTTCTTCGGCCCGGGTTGCGACCCAGGGCTGCGTGAGGCCGACCGCGTGCTGCGGCCCGGCGGTGCGCTGGTGATCATCGACTTGGACGGGCTCAGCGAGCCCTACGGCCCGTGGCTGCGGGCCGATCTGCCGACGTACGACCCGGTCGAGGTCGACAAGTTCTTCGACCTGAAGGGGTTCGACCGGCACCGGGTCACCACGGTGTGGCGGTTCCCGGATCGCCGGACGCTGGCGGCGGTGCTGCGGATCGAGTTCTCCGCCCGCGTCGCGCAGCGCGCCATCGACGAGGTGCCTGGCCTGGAATTCCCGGTGGGCTACCGCGTCCTAGTCCGCCGCAAGCCGGTGGGGCTGCTCTCGTGA
- the tsf gene encoding translation elongation factor Ts — protein sequence MSNFTAADVKKLRDLTGAGMMDCKKALTETDGDFEKAVEILRIKGAKDVGKRAERSTAQGLVAADGGVMVELNCETDFVAKNAEFQELADKIVAVAKAAKATDVELLKAADLDGSTVGEAVHNLSAKIGEKLELRRVVVFEGTAATYLHRRASDLPPAVGVLVEFTGDGEEVARAVAMQIAAMKPRYVTRDEVPADVVATERRIAEETAREEGKPEAALPKIVEGRVNGFYKDVVLIEQSSVVDSKKSVKAVLDEAGVTVTRFARFEVGQA from the coding sequence ATGTCGAACTTCACCGCGGCCGACGTCAAGAAGCTCCGGGACCTGACCGGCGCCGGAATGATGGACTGCAAGAAGGCGCTGACCGAGACCGACGGCGACTTCGAGAAGGCCGTTGAGATCCTGCGCATCAAGGGTGCCAAGGACGTGGGCAAGCGCGCCGAGCGCTCCACCGCCCAGGGCTTGGTCGCCGCTGACGGCGGCGTCATGGTCGAGCTCAACTGCGAGACCGACTTCGTCGCCAAGAACGCCGAGTTCCAGGAACTGGCCGACAAGATCGTCGCCGTCGCCAAGGCCGCCAAGGCCACCGACGTCGAGCTGCTCAAGGCCGCCGACCTCGACGGCTCCACCGTCGGCGAGGCCGTGCACAACCTCTCCGCCAAGATCGGCGAGAAGCTCGAACTGCGCCGGGTCGTCGTCTTCGAGGGCACCGCCGCCACCTACCTGCACCGCCGCGCCTCCGACCTGCCGCCCGCCGTTGGCGTCCTGGTCGAGTTCACCGGCGACGGCGAGGAGGTGGCCCGCGCGGTCGCCATGCAGATCGCCGCCATGAAGCCGCGCTACGTCACCCGCGACGAGGTCCCGGCCGACGTCGTGGCCACCGAGCGCCGCATCGCCGAGGAGACCGCGCGCGAGGAGGGCAAGCCGGAGGCGGCGCTGCCCAAGATCGTCGAGGGTCGCGTCAACGGCTTCTACAAGGACGTCGTGCTGATCGAGCAGTCCTCGGTCGTCGACTCCAAGAAGTCGGTCAAGGCCGTGCTGGACGAGGCCGGTGTCACCGTCACCCGGTTCGCCCGCTTCGAGGTCGGCCAGGCCTGA
- the rlmN gene encoding 23S rRNA (adenine(2503)-C(2))-methyltransferase RlmN, with translation MTALPLVFDAPRRGLPPRHLVDLSPAERRDAVIELGEKPFRAAQLANHYFSRLTVDPDAMTDIPAASRDKLVSDLMPTLFTVIRKVTCDEGTTRKTLLRAHDGTLIESVLMRYPDRATLCISSQAGCGMACPFCATGQAGLTRNLSTAEIVDQVRMGAAAMRDGELPGGPGRLSNIVFMGMGEPLANYKRVVEAVHRICDPAPEGLGISQRSVTVSTVGLAPAIRKLADEKMQVRLAVSLHTPDDELRDTLVPVNNRWAVDEVLEAARHYADVSGRRVSIEYALIRDINDQPWRADLLAKRLRKHLGQLVHVNVIPLNPTPGSKWDAAPKPVEREFVRRVNAGGVACTVRDTRGQEIAAACGQLAAEG, from the coding sequence ATGACTGCCCTCCCTCTCGTCTTCGACGCCCCGCGCCGCGGTCTGCCGCCGCGGCACCTGGTCGACCTCAGCCCCGCCGAACGCCGCGACGCCGTGATCGAGCTGGGTGAGAAGCCCTTCCGCGCCGCCCAACTGGCCAACCACTACTTCAGCAGGCTGACCGTCGACCCCGACGCCATGACCGACATCCCCGCCGCGAGCCGGGACAAGCTGGTCAGCGACCTCATGCCGACCCTGTTCACCGTGATTCGCAAGGTCACCTGCGACGAGGGCACCACCCGCAAGACCCTGCTGCGCGCCCACGACGGCACGCTCATCGAGAGCGTCCTCATGCGCTACCCGGACCGCGCGACGCTGTGTATCTCCAGCCAGGCGGGCTGCGGGATGGCCTGCCCGTTCTGCGCCACCGGCCAGGCCGGTCTCACCCGCAACCTGTCCACCGCCGAGATCGTCGACCAGGTCCGCATGGGCGCCGCCGCGATGCGCGACGGTGAGCTGCCGGGTGGGCCGGGCAGGCTGTCCAACATCGTCTTCATGGGCATGGGCGAACCTCTGGCGAACTACAAGCGTGTGGTCGAGGCGGTCCATCGCATCTGTGATCCGGCGCCTGAGGGTCTGGGTATCTCGCAGCGGTCGGTGACGGTGTCGACGGTCGGGTTGGCTCCCGCGATCCGCAAGCTGGCGGACGAGAAGATGCAGGTTCGTTTGGCGGTGTCACTGCACACTCCGGACGACGAGTTGCGCGACACGCTTGTGCCGGTGAACAACCGCTGGGCGGTGGACGAGGTGTTGGAAGCGGCTCGTCACTACGCCGACGTCTCCGGTCGCCGGGTCTCGATCGAGTACGCCTTGATCAGGGACATCAACGACCAGCCTTGGCGAGCCGACCTCCTGGCGAAGCGCTTGCGTAAGCATCTGGGCCAGTTGGTCCACGTGAACGTGATCCCGTTGAACCCGACCCCGGGCTCGAAGTGGGACGCGGCCCCGAAGCCGGTCGAGCGCGAGTTCGTCCGCCGGGTCAACGCGGGCGGAGTCGCGTGCACGGTGCGTGACACCCGAGGCCAGGAAATCGCCGCCGCCTGCGGCCAACTCGCCGCCGAGGGCTGA
- a CDS encoding VOC family protein, protein MPQPEGQELAEIRARRDELRERYLRSGQTTTVRGIHHLALICRDVEETIRFYQDLLGFPLVELVENRDYAGSSHFFFDIGNRNLLGFFDFPGHDHPPFTETIGGVQHLAISVSAEMFAAAKTKLDDAGIEYLGPDRGVEDSVYFRDPNGVGLELYREQLGVFDGIKLLD, encoded by the coding sequence ATGCCGCAGCCAGAAGGTCAGGAACTAGCTGAGATCCGCGCGCGCCGCGACGAGCTGCGGGAGCGCTACCTGCGTTCCGGGCAGACCACGACGGTCCGCGGCATCCACCATCTGGCGCTGATCTGCCGGGATGTCGAGGAGACCATCCGCTTCTACCAGGACCTGCTCGGGTTCCCGCTGGTCGAGCTGGTGGAGAACCGTGACTACGCCGGGTCCAGCCACTTCTTCTTCGACATCGGCAACCGCAACCTGCTCGGCTTCTTCGACTTCCCCGGCCACGACCACCCGCCCTTCACCGAGACCATCGGCGGCGTCCAGCACCTGGCGATCTCGGTGTCGGCGGAGATGTTCGCTGCGGCCAAGACGAAGCTCGACGACGCGGGCATCGAGTACCTCGGGCCCGATCGCGGCGTCGAGGACAGCGTGTACTTCCGCGATCCGAACGGGGTCGGGCTGGAGCTCTACCGAGAGCAGCTGGGTGTGTTCGATGGGATCAAGCTGCTCGACTGA